Within Sceloporus undulatus isolate JIND9_A2432 ecotype Alabama unplaced genomic scaffold, SceUnd_v1.1 scaffold_7150, whole genome shotgun sequence, the genomic segment acaaataacaaaaacaccatgtttttacctaagcgaggacacctctctgggaatctccaggtcctccagggcaactctgtggtcaacgtccaacagacactcaccatagagttgcattggaagagctacaaaggcctagtagagtattctctctaggaatctctaggtcttccagcgcaactctgtggtcaacgtctgatacatactgaccatagaactgtactagaggagctacaaatgcctagtagagtattctctctggaatatctaggtctttcagtgcaactgttagttaaagttgaccacagggttacactggaggacctacgtagatattcctagagagaacgtattaatcaaatctgtgaataatcaaagccgcaaatatgaaagcagcaaatatggagggatgagtgtgtgtgtttgtgtgcattggacgttgacacacacacacacacatatgtgataTATATTTGAATACATATACATGTAAAAATACATGGCCAATGTATTATTGCAGTGGGGAATATCCAGGAAATTGTATAACtatttaatttaaacattttttgtaACAAATAGTCTTAGGATAGAGCCCCCCCGCCCCGTTTCGAATCCTTCTACGTCACACACCTGATTTCACGTTGGAGCCGGCAGCGGCAAAGAAACCTCCGGACGAGGGCCTGGATCTGTATGGCGGCACGCTCACGTTCCTTCAGTTCACGGCGTTCCTCCCGCGCCTGGCGGGCTTTGTCTAGGAACTGGGCCTTGGAGGACTGGCCTGCACCAAACATCTTGATGGCTGCCCGCCTGCCAAAGGGAAAACACAACCGTCTGGACCCTGTGTTGCGCACTTTCATGTCGTTGCGccacgtgccttcaagtcgtttctgacttacggcaatcctaaggctTGGCCCGTCAGGGGAATGCTGCGGATGTAGTATATCTTTGCTGACCCTAAAGTATATGTTTAGTATATCTTTGCAACCCTAACATGCCTATTATTACATACTAatcagcttacacattgtaaactgcttagggagcgcTTAAGCGCACTgaaaagaggtatagaaatgtacttgctattgtttttatgtattagaatatgtatatatattattcatGACATACAACACTAATCATCATCATGATAAAACTTCCtattatatgcatatatattatacatGACATAaaacactgatgatgatgatgataatgattaaaAAATTCCTATTTATGAAGAAAGGAGAGCCAACATCAAGCCTTCACCTATTTATAACACAAggcacaattattattattattagtagtagtatacaGAACATAAacactaacaataataataaattcctatTTATGAGTAAAGGTGCATGAGCACCAAACCTGCACTTAATTATAATATAAGccataattattataattatatgtcTATATATTATACatagtataaaatataataataacaataataacaataacaataataataataatatctatttaTGAGGAAAGGAGAGCCAGCACCAAGCCTGCACCTAATTATAACGTAAAACacaattattataaatattatatgtacatatgttata encodes:
- the LOC121918264 gene encoding ubiquitin-protein ligase E3B-like, whose translation is MKVRNTGSRRLCFPFGRRAAIKMFGAGQSSKAQFLDKARQAREERRELKERERAAIQIQALVRRFLCRCRLQREIRKEVDAFFDPDGSCNPSKKTALAIFKTSRKLLFVFRLQEDKERFEKLCRCILQSMDTENEPK